A genomic stretch from Natronomonas gomsonensis includes:
- a CDS encoding L-threonylcarbamoyladenylate synthase produces MTDTDLTAAVAAIRRGDLVVYPTETVYGLGADALDADAIGRVFEAKDRPRDKPLSMALPDADVAADYTDPSERERAFCERFLPGPVTVLLERNDRVPDALVAGKERVGIRVPDHDIARDLARRTGPITATSANRSGEPSARRVDEIDAGIRERTVVIDGGETPGTESTVVDVSAGEIVRRGARADDIEAWLNERL; encoded by the coding sequence GTGACCGATACGGATTTGACAGCGGCCGTCGCGGCGATTCGCCGCGGCGACCTCGTGGTGTACCCCACTGAGACGGTGTACGGCCTCGGCGCCGACGCTCTCGACGCCGACGCCATCGGGCGGGTCTTCGAGGCGAAAGACCGGCCGCGGGACAAACCGCTCTCGATGGCGCTGCCCGACGCCGATGTCGCCGCCGACTACACCGACCCCTCCGAGCGCGAACGGGCGTTCTGCGAGCGATTCCTCCCCGGCCCCGTGACGGTGCTGTTGGAGCGGAACGACCGCGTCCCCGACGCCCTCGTCGCCGGCAAAGAGCGCGTTGGAATCCGAGTCCCGGACCACGACATCGCCCGCGACCTCGCGCGACGGACCGGCCCGATAACCGCGACGAGCGCCAACCGGAGCGGCGAACCGAGCGCCCGCCGAGTCGACGAAATCGACGCCGGCATCCGCGAACGGACGGTCGTCATCGACGGCGGCGAAACCCCGGGCACCGAGAGCACGGTCGTCGACGTTTCGGCCGGCGAAATCGTCCGTCGGGGGGCGCGCGCAGACGACATCGAGGCGTGGCTGAACGAACGCCTATAG
- a CDS encoding redoxin domain-containing protein, protein MNLGFDIVELGDAGHPEAGETAPDFTRPLVNDEYWEDASLSELTDDGPVVLVFYPMDGDFPATYIWQEIDDREWVDYDARVVGLSISTPYEHSRFLEEWGVEDYELFSDPQNGVAESYGISHDLDGMNGIAEPRPAVFVIDEERTVREAWVATTWPEFPPYSDIEAAIEQL, encoded by the coding sequence ATGAACCTCGGCTTCGACATCGTCGAATTGGGTGACGCCGGCCACCCCGAGGCCGGCGAGACCGCACCCGACTTCACCCGTCCGCTCGTCAACGACGAGTACTGGGAGGACGCCTCCCTTTCGGAACTGACCGACGACGGGCCGGTCGTTCTCGTGTTCTATCCGATGGACGGCGACTTCCCGGCGACGTACATCTGGCAGGAAATCGACGACCGCGAGTGGGTCGACTACGACGCACGCGTCGTCGGCCTGTCGATTTCGACGCCGTACGAACACTCCCGGTTTCTCGAGGAGTGGGGGGTCGAGGACTACGAACTGTTTTCGGACCCACAGAACGGCGTCGCCGAGTCCTACGGCATCAGTCACGACCTCGACGGCATGAACGGCATCGCCGAACCGCGGCCGGCGGTGTTCGTCATCGACGAGGAGCGAACCGTTCGGGAGGCCTGGGTCGCCACGACGTGGCCGGAGTTCCCGCCGTACAGCGACATCGAGGCCGCAATCGAGCAACTGTGA
- a CDS encoding glutaredoxin family protein gives MSEPAITLYRLQACPFCERVVRVLNDLGLEYRSRFVEARHSRRDVVKRISGARTVPAIVDETTGVTMSESANIVEYLETTYGDGGVDPAHVTASAAGDAE, from the coding sequence ATGTCCGAACCAGCGATTACGTTGTACCGGTTGCAGGCGTGTCCGTTCTGTGAGCGCGTCGTGCGCGTGTTGAACGACCTCGGTCTGGAGTACCGTTCGCGGTTCGTCGAGGCGCGACACTCCCGCCGGGACGTCGTCAAGCGCATCAGCGGCGCACGAACCGTCCCCGCAATCGTCGACGAGACAACCGGCGTCACGATGAGCGAGAGCGCGAACATCGTCGAGTATCTCGAAACGACGTACGGCGACGGTGGTGTCGACCCGGCGCACGTCACCGCCAGCGCGGCGGGTGATGCCGAATGA
- a CDS encoding hemolysin family protein, translating into MGSLALSAVTVWLQAAPDAGELPFSDTTVIVLGGVVILGLVALSGFFSSSEIAMFSLPPHRVDALVSDEIPGAETLKHLKDDPHRLLVTILVGNNIVNIAMSSIATGLLATYFLSQGQAVLASTFGITALVLLFGESAPKSYAVEHTESWALRIARPLQYAEYVLMPLVITFDYLTRQVNRLTGGQSSIESTYVTREEIRDIIETGERAGVLEEDEREMLQRIFRFTNTIAKEIMTPRLDMDAVSKDASIEEALEKCVHANHTRLPVYEGSLDNVLGIVHVSDLVRDYSYGEREDVELEDLIQETLHVPESKNVDELLAEMRESRMHMVIVIDEFGTTEGLVTMEDITEEIVGELLEAGEEEPIEFIDDRTAVIKGEVNIDEVNEALEIDIPEGEEFETLAGFIFNRAGRLVEEGETIEYDGIDIHIEGVENTRIMKARLVRTEAYDEQAPEEQIADEE; encoded by the coding sequence ATGGGCTCTCTCGCGCTGTCGGCCGTCACGGTCTGGTTACAGGCTGCTCCCGACGCCGGCGAACTTCCGTTCAGTGACACGACCGTCATCGTACTCGGCGGCGTGGTAATCCTCGGATTGGTCGCACTCTCGGGATTCTTCTCGTCGTCGGAGATAGCGATGTTCTCGCTGCCACCCCACCGGGTGGATGCCCTCGTCTCCGACGAAATCCCGGGGGCCGAGACGCTGAAACACCTCAAGGACGACCCCCACCGGTTGCTCGTCACCATCCTCGTCGGCAACAACATCGTCAACATCGCGATGTCGTCTATCGCGACGGGGTTGCTGGCGACGTATTTCCTCTCACAGGGACAGGCCGTCCTCGCGTCGACGTTCGGCATCACCGCCCTCGTGTTGCTGTTCGGCGAAAGCGCGCCGAAGTCCTACGCCGTCGAACACACCGAATCGTGGGCGCTCCGCATCGCTCGGCCGCTGCAGTACGCGGAGTACGTCCTCATGCCGCTGGTGATTACCTTCGATTACCTCACCCGGCAGGTCAACCGACTCACCGGCGGCCAGTCCTCGATCGAGTCGACGTACGTCACTCGCGAGGAGATTCGCGACATCATCGAGACGGGCGAACGCGCCGGCGTCCTCGAGGAGGACGAACGCGAGATGCTCCAGCGCATCTTCCGCTTTACCAACACCATCGCCAAGGAAATCATGACGCCACGGCTGGACATGGACGCCGTCTCGAAGGACGCCAGTATCGAGGAGGCCCTCGAGAAGTGTGTCCACGCCAACCACACGCGGCTTCCGGTGTACGAAGGGAGTCTCGACAACGTCCTCGGCATCGTCCACGTCAGCGACCTCGTCCGCGATTACTCCTACGGGGAACGCGAGGACGTCGAACTCGAGGACCTCATACAGGAGACGCTCCACGTCCCCGAATCGAAGAACGTCGACGAACTGCTCGCGGAGATGCGCGAAAGCCGGATGCACATGGTTATCGTCATCGACGAGTTCGGCACCACCGAGGGGTTGGTGACGATGGAGGACATCACCGAGGAAATCGTCGGCGAACTGCTCGAAGCCGGCGAAGAGGAGCCAATCGAGTTCATCGACGACCGCACCGCGGTTATCAAAGGCGAGGTGAACATCGACGAGGTTAACGAGGCGCTTGAAATCGATATCCCGGAGGGAGAGGAGTTCGAGACGCTCGCGGGCTTCATCTTCAACCGCGCGGGACGACTCGTCGAGGAGGGCGAGACCATCGAGTACGACGGCATCGACATTCACATCGAGGGCGTCGAGAACACGCGCATCATGAAAGCCCGTCTCGTCCGCACCGAGGCCTACGACGAGCAGGCACCCGAAGAGCAGATTGCCGACGAGGAGTGA
- a CDS encoding inorganic phosphate transporter, with protein sequence MEALTLATFVAAGGASLFMAWAIGAGSSGSTPFAPAVGANAISVMRAGFFVGILGLLGATLQGANVTEAVGRELVVGTTLSPGAAIVALSIAAGLVAVGIFTGYPIATAFTVTGAVVGAGLAMGGSPAWTKYTEILSVWTLTPFVGGGIAYGTAKFLRREGVPERVAIPALAGVVGALLANVEFVLLGPPDGVGSLSTTLGGGLPGQAAVTLAFAVAVTGALAADMRNDEAAGQRHFLLALGALVAFSAGGSQVGLALGPLLPLFDTTSVEIPLIALLFGGGVGLLLGSWTAAPRMIKAIAQDYSSLGPRRSIAALIPSFAIAQTAILLGVPISFNEIIVSAVVGAGAAAGTGGVSRGKMGYTVLAWVGSLLVASVLSFGLYTAATAVL encoded by the coding sequence ATGGAGGCGTTGACGCTCGCGACGTTCGTGGCCGCCGGGGGAGCCAGCCTGTTCATGGCGTGGGCCATCGGCGCCGGGTCATCCGGGTCGACGCCGTTTGCACCCGCCGTCGGCGCCAACGCCATCTCGGTGATGCGCGCCGGCTTCTTCGTCGGGATTCTCGGCCTGCTCGGGGCCACGCTACAGGGTGCGAACGTCACCGAAGCGGTCGGTCGGGAACTCGTCGTCGGCACGACGCTGTCGCCCGGCGCGGCCATCGTCGCGTTGAGCATCGCCGCGGGCCTCGTCGCCGTCGGCATCTTCACCGGCTACCCCATCGCGACGGCCTTCACCGTTACCGGCGCGGTGGTCGGTGCCGGCCTGGCGATGGGGGGGTCTCCCGCATGGACGAAGTACACGGAGATACTCTCGGTGTGGACGCTGACGCCCTTCGTCGGCGGCGGCATCGCCTACGGGACGGCAAAGTTCCTCCGGCGGGAGGGGGTCCCGGAGCGGGTCGCGATTCCCGCACTCGCCGGCGTCGTCGGCGCGCTGTTGGCGAACGTCGAGTTCGTCCTTCTGGGGCCGCCCGACGGGGTCGGAAGCCTCTCGACGACGCTCGGTGGTGGCCTCCCGGGTCAGGCGGCGGTGACACTGGCCTTCGCAGTCGCCGTCACGGGCGCACTCGCCGCCGACATGCGCAACGACGAAGCGGCGGGCCAGCGCCACTTCCTACTCGCGTTGGGCGCACTCGTCGCCTTCTCCGCGGGCGGCAGTCAGGTCGGACTCGCGCTCGGCCCCCTGTTGCCGTTGTTCGACACCACGAGCGTCGAGATTCCGCTCATCGCGCTTCTGTTCGGTGGCGGCGTCGGCCTGCTGTTGGGTTCGTGGACCGCCGCCCCACGGATGATAAAGGCCATCGCACAGGACTACTCCTCGCTGGGCCCACGCCGCTCTATCGCCGCGCTCATTCCCTCCTTCGCCATCGCACAGACGGCCATCCTGCTCGGCGTCCCCATCTCGTTCAACGAAATCATCGTCTCGGCGGTCGTCGGCGCCGGCGCGGCCGCCGGCACCGGTGGCGTCAGTCGTGGAAAAATGGGGTACACCGTGTTGGCGTGGGTTGGGTCGCTGCTAGTGGCCAGCGTGTTGAGTTTCGGTCTCTACACCGCAGCGACCGCAGTGCTGTAA
- a CDS encoding IMPACT family protein, with protein sequence MSDDAYLTLAGRGTARFTVQGSEFIGHAAPVESVEAAEAFVEEIEAEYDDATHNVPAYRVRADPFREYASDDGEPSGSAGKPMLSVLSGRELENVVVVVTRYYGGTNLGVGGLVRAYSQATKDAVDAVGVVEQRPQETFRAVVDYDDSGTVRGILESEAVTFEADYGERVRFEVRVPVAEADALRDRLRSATSGRIEL encoded by the coding sequence GTGTCCGACGACGCCTATCTGACGCTGGCCGGCCGGGGGACGGCGCGGTTCACGGTGCAGGGGTCGGAATTCATCGGTCACGCCGCGCCGGTCGAATCAGTCGAGGCCGCGGAGGCGTTCGTCGAAGAAATCGAAGCCGAGTACGACGACGCCACCCACAACGTGCCGGCCTATCGGGTCCGGGCGGACCCGTTTCGGGAGTACGCCTCCGACGACGGCGAGCCCTCTGGAAGCGCCGGAAAACCGATGCTGTCGGTGCTTTCGGGTCGAGAGTTGGAGAACGTCGTCGTCGTCGTCACGCGCTACTACGGCGGGACGAACCTCGGTGTCGGCGGCTTGGTCCGGGCGTACTCGCAGGCGACGAAAGACGCCGTCGACGCCGTCGGCGTCGTCGAACAGCGACCACAGGAGACGTTCCGTGCCGTCGTCGACTACGACGATTCGGGGACGGTCCGGGGAATCCTCGAAAGCGAAGCCGTCACGTTCGAGGCCGACTACGGCGAACGCGTCCGCTTCGAGGTCCGAGTGCCGGTCGCCGAGGCCGACGCGCTTCGTGACCGCCTCCGGAGCGCTACCAGCGGTCGAATCGAACTGTGA
- the upp gene encoding uracil phosphoribosyltransferase → MPIEDRDDAHVITHALAKHTLSELRSVDTDQVAFRNGLIDLGRLCGFEIIDGMMDTEYVSITTPLAETTGEVVKGLDDVVIVNVLRAATPFVEGLVEAFPHARQGVISAGRDEDAGMDDDGEFPITVDYVKLPDINEDDTVIVADPMLATGSTMVAVLEEVLEKGDPERFVVLSAVSAPPGLVRVDEAFPKADILTVSIDERLDDDGYIVPGVGDAGDRAFGT, encoded by the coding sequence ATGCCAATCGAGGACCGTGATGACGCCCACGTCATCACTCACGCGCTCGCGAAGCACACCCTCTCGGAGCTTCGGTCGGTCGACACCGACCAGGTGGCGTTCCGCAACGGTCTCATCGACCTCGGGCGGCTCTGTGGCTTCGAAATCATCGACGGCATGATGGACACCGAGTACGTCTCGATTACGACGCCGCTGGCCGAAACCACCGGCGAGGTCGTCAAGGGACTCGACGATGTGGTCATCGTCAACGTGCTGCGGGCGGCAACGCCGTTCGTCGAGGGGTTAGTCGAAGCGTTCCCGCACGCCCGACAGGGCGTCATCTCGGCGGGACGCGACGAGGACGCGGGCATGGACGACGACGGCGAGTTTCCCATCACCGTCGACTACGTGAAACTGCCCGACATCAACGAGGACGACACCGTCATCGTCGCCGACCCGATGTTGGCTACCGGGAGCACGATGGTCGCGGTGTTGGAGGAGGTCTTAGAGAAGGGCGACCCCGAACGGTTCGTGGTGCTCTCAGCTGTGAGCGCGCCGCCGGGACTCGTCCGCGTCGACGAGGCGTTCCCGAAGGCCGACATCCTCACCGTCAGCATCGACGAGCGCCTCGACGACGACGGCTACATCGTTCCCGGCGTCGGCGACGCGGGCGACCGAGCCTTCGGCACCTGA
- a CDS encoding DUF5828 family protein, giving the protein MEVEESVSGFKVRGSWGDIVEHGERLTRALKDIADEGQAVDEATLEEWDEWRPKADERLGEDVNEKTAEKASVSEGEGEKAGKGPDEDLKTAGEKLAESYDSLEKPEEAVNEWRKSINYVARAADSATRKALRKVEGSVYKNVMTQVSPYYFDNELVSANLSRADTDDYVFEVNVNDDDLKIRVSNKLADYETSVDRWHVDTPKDTDIAEAVEGHAPPEDEETHGESEPTKN; this is encoded by the coding sequence ATGGAGGTCGAAGAGAGCGTCTCCGGCTTCAAAGTTCGTGGGAGTTGGGGAGACATCGTCGAGCACGGTGAACGGCTCACTCGCGCGCTGAAGGACATCGCCGACGAGGGACAGGCGGTTGACGAGGCCACCCTCGAAGAGTGGGACGAGTGGCGTCCGAAGGCCGACGAACGGCTCGGCGAGGACGTCAACGAAAAGACCGCCGAGAAGGCGAGCGTCTCCGAGGGTGAAGGAGAGAAAGCGGGCAAGGGCCCCGACGAGGACCTGAAGACGGCCGGCGAGAAACTCGCGGAGTCCTACGACAGCCTCGAAAAGCCCGAGGAGGCGGTCAACGAGTGGCGGAAGTCCATCAACTACGTCGCCCGTGCCGCCGACTCCGCGACGCGGAAGGCCCTCCGGAAAGTCGAGGGTAGTGTCTACAAAAACGTGATGACGCAGGTGTCGCCGTATTACTTCGACAACGAACTCGTGAGCGCGAACCTCTCGCGGGCCGACACCGACGACTACGTCTTCGAGGTGAACGTCAACGACGACGACCTGAAGATTCGCGTCTCGAACAAACTGGCCGACTACGAGACGTCGGTCGACCGCTGGCACGTCGACACGCCGAAGGACACCGACATCGCCGAGGCCGTCGAGGGCCACGCCCCGCCGGAGGACGAAGAGACCCACGGCGAGTCCGAACCGACGAAGAACTAA
- a CDS encoding amino acid-binding protein, giving the protein MFDEIMRKFEDSPSQQAVIRLLLERGFSVNDDGRVVSGGIEIPNTGIAREIDVDRRVVDATTDAILADDELRRIFQNISAIPSLMDLAPVLDLTVLTVRVGDADQSGIVAEVTGRIADHGISIRQTISEDPEFTDEPKLYIVTDGSLDGELINEIRSLPFVRKIELE; this is encoded by the coding sequence ATGTTCGACGAAATCATGCGAAAGTTCGAAGACAGCCCGAGCCAACAGGCTGTCATCCGACTCCTCTTGGAGCGTGGCTTTTCGGTCAACGACGACGGCCGGGTCGTCTCCGGCGGCATCGAAATCCCGAACACGGGCATCGCCCGCGAAATCGACGTCGACCGGCGGGTCGTCGACGCAACGACCGACGCCATCCTCGCTGACGACGAACTCCGGCGTATCTTCCAGAACATCTCCGCGATTCCGTCGCTGATGGACCTCGCGCCGGTACTCGATTTGACCGTGCTCACCGTCCGCGTCGGCGACGCCGACCAATCCGGCATCGTCGCCGAGGTGACGGGCCGCATCGCCGACCACGGCATCTCGATTCGACAGACGATAAGCGAAGACCCCGAGTTCACCGACGAGCCGAAACTGTACATCGTCACCGACGGATCGCTCGACGGCGAGTTGATAAACGAGATTCGGTCGCTGCCGTTCGTTCGGAAAATCGAGTTGGAGTAA
- a CDS encoding PaaI family thioesterase, with amino-acid sequence MVLSELFDEMPFNDRLGIELLDAEDGHAKGKLELSAEHSSNPNTMIAHGGVTYALADTIAGAAAVSANYTVTPTIDMRIDYLSPATGGTLYADAEVIRNGNNVATVEVDVTDEGGTDIATARGTYKTGGGDGSSAWRGESDDG; translated from the coding sequence ATGGTCCTCTCGGAACTGTTCGACGAGATGCCGTTCAACGACCGACTCGGGATCGAACTGCTGGACGCCGAGGACGGTCACGCAAAGGGAAAACTGGAACTCTCCGCGGAGCACTCCTCGAACCCGAACACGATGATTGCCCACGGTGGCGTCACCTACGCGCTTGCGGACACCATCGCGGGTGCGGCGGCGGTCTCCGCGAACTACACCGTCACGCCGACTATCGACATGCGAATCGATTACCTCTCGCCGGCCACCGGCGGGACGCTGTACGCCGACGCGGAAGTCATCCGAAACGGCAACAACGTCGCCACCGTCGAGGTCGACGTTACCGACGAGGGGGGGACCGACATCGCCACCGCTCGCGGGACGTACAAGACCGGTGGCGGCGACGGGTCGTCGGCGTGGCGCGGCGAGTCCGACGACGGATAG
- a CDS encoding aldehyde ferredoxin oxidoreductase C-terminal domain-containing protein, with amino-acid sequence MIHTEGPLLSIDVGRQETTEEDIDEELEAFVGGRGVGTKLAHDRIPYDADPLGPENRLVFATGPLQTSMMSYTGRMSCTGLSPLTDGLLSSNAGGFMSRPFVDTGYAAVEIAGASDELVGVHVTDEGVEFEAVPDLAEATVEETTEYIEESSGLDYEHTAVVGPAGENEVRFASIMTSESRAFGRGGLGAVLGAKNVKFLTFDGDSRPEIEGIDEELVMEIHKEASESGSPMKDAGTVSVSDYANAVGALPTKYFEELRYDGVDDIGSAAVIEHKYKKGTCSSCAFACKLPTRDEESGLETEGPEYETMMSFGSNALVDDFVAIMKSNELCDQYGLDTISCGDSIAAYLAAEDEFGKTDLIHDLIEKIAFREGVGDTLAEGIDRFHEELGVDNWTMKGMEFAAHDGRTLNGQGLSFATSNRGADHMYAEMYQLEYPLVAPDQALDSDGVEGKSERLIEMENKNAVHDSGVLCKFAFSSMDHDRYARLFGTDWETLQEVGGRIIELERHFNNQRGFDRGDDDALPYELEGLDEELSNYYDLRGWNDDGTVHDTSVEGGSPAPADD; translated from the coding sequence ATGATTCACACCGAGGGCCCGCTTCTGTCTATCGACGTCGGACGACAGGAGACGACCGAAGAAGACATCGACGAAGAACTGGAGGCGTTCGTCGGCGGCCGCGGCGTCGGGACGAAACTCGCCCACGACCGCATCCCCTACGACGCCGACCCACTCGGCCCCGAGAACAGACTGGTGTTCGCAACGGGGCCGCTGCAAACGTCGATGATGAGCTACACCGGTCGGATGTCCTGTACCGGCCTCTCGCCGCTGACCGACGGCCTGCTGTCGTCGAATGCCGGCGGCTTCATGTCCCGGCCGTTCGTCGACACCGGTTACGCTGCGGTCGAAATCGCCGGCGCGAGCGACGAACTCGTCGGCGTCCACGTCACCGACGAGGGCGTCGAGTTCGAGGCCGTCCCCGACCTCGCGGAGGCGACCGTCGAGGAGACGACCGAGTACATCGAGGAGTCGTCCGGTCTCGACTACGAACACACCGCCGTCGTCGGCCCCGCTGGCGAAAACGAGGTGCGATTCGCCTCCATCATGACGAGCGAGTCCCGTGCCTTCGGTCGCGGTGGCCTCGGCGCCGTCCTCGGCGCGAAGAACGTGAAGTTCCTCACCTTCGACGGCGACTCCCGACCCGAAATCGAGGGTATCGACGAGGAACTCGTCATGGAGATTCACAAGGAGGCCTCCGAATCCGGCAGTCCGATGAAAGACGCCGGCACCGTCTCGGTTTCGGACTACGCCAACGCCGTCGGCGCGCTCCCGACGAAGTACTTCGAGGAGCTGCGCTACGACGGGGTCGATGACATCGGTTCGGCCGCCGTCATCGAACACAAATACAAGAAGGGGACGTGTTCGTCGTGTGCCTTCGCGTGTAAACTGCCGACCCGCGACGAGGAATCCGGACTGGAAACCGAGGGCCCCGAATACGAGACGATGATGTCGTTCGGCTCGAACGCCCTCGTCGACGACTTCGTCGCCATCATGAAGTCCAACGAGTTGTGTGACCAGTACGGACTCGACACAATCTCCTGTGGCGACTCGATTGCGGCCTACCTCGCCGCCGAAGACGAGTTCGGCAAGACCGACCTCATCCACGACCTCATCGAGAAGATTGCCTTCCGGGAGGGCGTCGGCGACACCCTCGCGGAGGGAATCGACCGCTTCCACGAGGAGTTGGGCGTCGACAACTGGACGATGAAGGGCATGGAGTTCGCCGCCCACGACGGCCGGACGCTGAACGGACAGGGACTGTCCTTCGCCACCTCGAATCGCGGCGCCGACCACATGTACGCCGAGATGTACCAACTCGAATATCCGCTCGTCGCGCCGGACCAGGCGCTCGACTCCGACGGCGTCGAGGGGAAATCCGAACGGCTCATCGAGATGGAGAACAAAAACGCCGTCCACGACTCCGGTGTCCTCTGTAAGTTCGCCTTCTCGAGTATGGACCACGACCGCTATGCGCGGCTGTTCGGCACCGACTGGGAGACGCTTCAGGAGGTCGGCGGCCGCATCATCGAACTCGAACGCCACTTCAACAATCAGCGCGGCTTCGACCGCGGCGACGACGACGCCCTCCCCTACGAACTGGAGGGCCTCGACGAGGAGTTGTCGAACTACTACGACCTCCGGGGCTGGAACGACGACGGCACCGTCCACGACACGAGCGTCGAGGGGGGGAGTCCGGCTCCCGCAGACGACTAG
- a CDS encoding cation:proton antiporter domain-containing protein: MSSQLIPLVAAIIALGVGAQLLADRFEVPSIVFLLAAGIGLGPEGLGIITSDSFGALPAIVGLSVAIIVFEGAFHLRIEKLRQATSESLRLVTIGAVIALLGTAVAVRFALGADWGIAFLVGALLIATGPTVITPILAVVPVRDRVQVALETEGIVNDVTAAILAIVVFKVIRLEDPTLSAFFGLFIERLGGGILIGAAVAAVVWFVLRYIDLSPGDAPRNARLVVLAGALVAFGAAETLASEAGVAAVATAGIVLGNLDIPYEEQISEFKGDITLIVLSFVFIALAALLELEDLLALGIGGITVVVAVAFVIRPLLVYLSTVGGNFTRPERLFVGFVGPRGIIPASVATLFAIELQTAAEEAEAAGQIARAAQLEANATLLVGTVFLVILATVVLQGGFARHIAEYLDVIPMRVLVIGGGQVGREVATRLEDRGENVVIIENDDEAVEQARNDGFTVHIGDGTKIDTLRSAGVENASTVVAATGNDEVNLLVGQLAVTKFDVERVICRANDAENVEAFEELGVDTISSTLATAQAMDNAIERPALASWSSSIGVEGDVQEVTVGNSDFVGQPISEVGPKLPGRCLIVLISHEDETFVPEPDYEIQEGDQITLIGEHDAVREAMDLCRGD, translated from the coding sequence GTGTCCAGTCAACTGATTCCACTCGTAGCGGCGATTATCGCGCTGGGCGTCGGCGCACAGTTGCTCGCAGATCGCTTCGAAGTGCCGAGTATCGTCTTCTTACTCGCCGCTGGTATCGGACTCGGCCCGGAGGGACTCGGCATCATAACGAGCGACTCCTTCGGGGCGCTCCCGGCCATCGTCGGACTGTCGGTCGCCATCATCGTCTTCGAGGGGGCGTTTCACCTCCGCATAGAGAAACTTCGACAGGCCACGAGCGAGAGCCTCCGTTTGGTCACTATCGGCGCGGTCATCGCGCTGTTGGGGACGGCGGTCGCGGTCCGGTTCGCTCTCGGGGCTGACTGGGGCATCGCGTTTCTCGTCGGAGCCCTCCTGATAGCGACCGGCCCGACGGTCATCACGCCCATTCTCGCTGTCGTCCCTGTCCGCGACCGGGTACAGGTCGCACTGGAAACGGAAGGCATCGTCAACGACGTGACCGCGGCCATCCTCGCCATCGTGGTGTTCAAAGTGATTCGCCTCGAAGACCCGACCCTGAGCGCCTTCTTCGGGTTGTTCATCGAGCGCCTCGGTGGCGGCATCCTCATCGGGGCCGCCGTCGCCGCCGTCGTCTGGTTCGTGCTGAGATACATCGACCTCTCGCCGGGAGACGCTCCTCGGAACGCCCGACTCGTCGTCCTCGCCGGCGCCCTCGTCGCGTTCGGCGCTGCGGAGACCCTCGCCAGCGAGGCGGGCGTCGCCGCCGTCGCGACCGCCGGCATCGTCCTCGGAAACCTCGATATACCCTACGAAGAACAGATTTCCGAGTTCAAAGGCGACATCACGCTCATCGTGCTGTCGTTCGTCTTCATCGCCTTGGCGGCGCTTTTGGAACTCGAGGACCTGCTGGCGCTCGGCATCGGCGGAATCACCGTCGTCGTCGCCGTCGCGTTCGTTATCCGACCGCTGTTGGTGTATCTCTCGACGGTGGGCGGCAACTTCACTCGCCCCGAACGACTGTTCGTCGGCTTCGTCGGGCCGCGGGGCATCATCCCCGCGTCGGTTGCGACGCTGTTCGCCATCGAACTCCAGACTGCCGCCGAGGAGGCAGAGGCCGCCGGACAAATCGCACGGGCCGCCCAACTGGAGGCCAACGCGACGCTTCTGGTCGGGACCGTGTTCCTCGTGATTCTCGCGACGGTCGTCTTGCAGGGCGGGTTCGCCCGTCACATCGCGGAATACCTCGACGTGATACCAATGCGTGTACTCGTAATCGGAGGCGGACAGGTCGGCCGAGAGGTCGCCACCCGCCTCGAAGACAGAGGAGAGAACGTCGTCATCATCGAGAACGACGACGAAGCAGTCGAACAGGCCCGCAACGATGGGTTCACCGTCCACATCGGCGATGGGACGAAAATCGACACCCTCCGGTCGGCCGGCGTCGAGAACGCCTCGACGGTCGTTGCGGCGACCGGTAACGACGAGGTGAACCTGCTGGTCGGCCAACTCGCCGTCACGAAGTTCGACGTCGAACGCGTCATCTGCCGGGCGAACGACGCCGAGAACGTCGAGGCCTTCGAGGAGTTGGGCGTCGACACCATCTCCTCGACGCTGGCGACGGCCCAGGCCATGGACAACGCCATCGAGCGACCGGCGCTGGCCAGTTGGTCCAGTTCAATCGGTGTGGAAGGCGACGTACAGGAAGTGACTGTCGGCAACAGCGATTTCGTCGGCCAACCCATCAGCGAGGTCGGTCCGAAACTGCCGGGGCGCTGTCTCATCGTTCTCATCTCCCACGAGGACGAAACCTTCGTCCCCGAACCCGACTACGAGATTCAGGAGGGCGACCAAATCACCCTCATCGGCGAACACGACGCGGTCCGGGAAGCGATGGACCTCTGTCGTGGGGATTAA